The proteins below are encoded in one region of Bremerella sp. P1:
- the glyA gene encoding serine hydroxymethyltransferase: protein MNLIKQNDPEVWAAIEAEQVRQADGLEMIASENYTSAAIQQAVGSVLTNKYAEGYPGRRYYGGCEHVDVVEQLAIDRAKQLFGAEHANVQPHAGSQANFAVYLTAVQPGDTILGLDLAHGGHLTHGMKLNVSGILYNFISYGVDRETHRLDFDTIAKLAKEHKPKLIVAGASAYPREIPHEKFAEIAEDVGAKLFVDMAHYAGLVAGGIHNSPVPYADFVTTTCHKTLRGPRSGLILCKEEHQKMINRNVFPGTQGGPLMHVIAGKALCFQEALQPEFKQYAQQVVDNAKTLADALMAGGLKLVSGGTENHLMLVDVTAVGTTGTAAENALGACGITVNKNMIPFDERKPMDPSGVRIGTPALTTRGMKTDEMKTIGGWILEALKAPEDAAIHGRIRSEVAKMCEQFPVPGQPVELH, encoded by the coding sequence ATGAACTTAATCAAGCAGAACGATCCCGAAGTTTGGGCAGCAATCGAAGCCGAACAGGTCCGTCAGGCCGACGGCCTCGAAATGATTGCCTCGGAAAACTACACCAGCGCCGCCATCCAACAGGCTGTCGGTAGCGTGCTGACCAACAAGTACGCCGAAGGTTACCCTGGACGTCGCTATTACGGCGGCTGCGAACATGTCGACGTGGTCGAGCAACTGGCCATCGACCGAGCCAAGCAGCTGTTCGGTGCCGAGCACGCCAACGTGCAGCCGCACGCCGGCAGCCAGGCCAACTTTGCCGTCTACCTGACCGCCGTTCAGCCAGGCGATACGATCCTGGGCTTGGACCTGGCCCACGGTGGCCACCTGACGCACGGCATGAAGCTGAACGTCAGCGGCATTCTGTACAACTTCATCAGCTACGGCGTCGATCGCGAAACGCACCGCTTGGACTTCGACACGATCGCCAAGCTGGCCAAAGAACACAAGCCGAAGCTGATCGTCGCCGGTGCTTCCGCCTACCCGCGTGAGATCCCGCACGAAAAGTTCGCCGAGATCGCCGAAGATGTCGGGGCGAAGCTGTTTGTCGACATGGCTCACTATGCCGGCCTGGTCGCTGGCGGCATCCACAACAGCCCGGTGCCGTACGCCGACTTCGTCACGACGACCTGCCACAAGACGCTGCGTGGCCCCCGTTCTGGTCTGATCCTGTGCAAGGAAGAGCACCAGAAAATGATCAACCGCAATGTCTTCCCCGGCACGCAAGGCGGCCCGCTGATGCACGTCATCGCCGGCAAGGCCCTCTGCTTCCAGGAAGCCTTGCAGCCAGAGTTCAAGCAGTACGCCCAGCAAGTGGTCGACAATGCTAAGACCCTGGCCGACGCGCTGATGGCCGGCGGCCTGAAGCTCGTCTCCGGCGGCACCGAAAACCATCTCATGCTGGTCGACGTCACCGCCGTGGGCACCACCGGCACGGCTGCTGAAAACGCCCTGGGTGCGTGCGGCATCACCGTCAACAAGAACATGATCCCGTTCGACGAGCGCAAGCCAATGGACCCCAGCGGCGTACGAATCGGAACGCCAGCCCTGACGACTCGCGGCATGAAGACCGACGAGATGAAGACCATCGGCGGCTGGATCCTGGAAGCGCTGAAAGCTCCTGAAGACGCCGCCATCCACGGCCGCATCCGCAGCGAAGTCGCCAAGATGTGCGAGCAGTTCCCTGTGCCAGGGCAACCAGTTGAACTGCACTAA
- a CDS encoding thioredoxin family protein — translation MSFDPEYHEDAPTKEDIGQTTGKVVLDFGANWCPYCQEVSPALHSLLSEADNVQHIRVADGKGKPLGRSYRVKLWPTLVLLKDGKPVAQLVRPSADTATRELAAFLEP, via the coding sequence ATGTCGTTCGATCCTGAATATCACGAAGACGCCCCCACCAAGGAAGACATCGGGCAAACCACAGGGAAGGTCGTACTCGACTTCGGTGCCAACTGGTGCCCCTACTGCCAGGAAGTATCCCCGGCACTGCACTCACTGCTAAGCGAGGCCGACAACGTCCAGCACATCCGCGTCGCCGACGGCAAAGGCAAACCCCTGGGGCGATCGTACCGCGTCAAACTGTGGCCGACGCTGGTCCTTCTGAAGGATGGAAAACCGGTCGCTCAACTGGTGCGCCCATCCGCCGATACCGCCACGAGGGAACTGGCTGCCTTCCTGGAGCCGTGA
- a CDS encoding CBS domain-containing protein: MSIPTSTHAPTAPTLTARDFMATKLITLSPDEDALAAIRKLLHYRISGAPVVDSEGNFLGIFSEKTSMRFLLDAAYSQLPSNRVGAFMNTDIARLITADTDWLSCAQIFLSTPYRRLPVLEGTKLIGQVSRRDLLNAAMQMIDKRDKRSGKFVMYFSALMEQNDAPVD, from the coding sequence ATGTCGATTCCGACTTCGACACATGCGCCTACCGCACCGACGCTAACGGCGCGCGACTTCATGGCTACCAAGTTGATTACCCTCAGCCCGGATGAGGACGCCTTGGCCGCCATCAGAAAACTGTTGCACTATCGGATTTCCGGCGCTCCGGTGGTGGACAGTGAAGGAAACTTTTTGGGGATCTTTTCCGAAAAGACTTCGATGCGTTTTCTGTTAGACGCCGCCTATTCGCAGCTTCCCTCGAACCGTGTCGGGGCATTCATGAACACCGACATCGCTCGGTTGATCACTGCCGATACCGATTGGCTTAGCTGCGCCCAGATCTTTCTATCCACTCCTTATCGTCGACTGCCGGTTCTGGAAGGGACCAAGCTGATCGGTCAGGTAAGCCGTCGCGATTTGCTCAACGCCGCGATGCAAATGATCGATAAACGCGATAAGCGGAGCGGGAAGTTCGTCATGTACTTCAGTGCATTGATGGAACAAAACGACGCTCCGGTCGATTAG
- a CDS encoding diphosphate--fructose-6-phosphate 1-phosphotransferase, translated as MSTKKNLIVAQSGGPSPVINNTLRGLVEAALQTDNIGTVYGAHHGIEGVLKEELINLTDQPAEEISLLRYTPAAGSIGTCRYKLKDWQNEDFDRCMEVFKAHNIGYFVYIGGNDSMDTANKIAKMAQDRGLDMVGIGGPKTIDNDVGDSEFKLIDHTPGYASTAKYWMHMIQYANEENRGSSPADPVLVMQAMGRKIGYIPAAARLADPKREMPLQIYMAESPCSLEELHENVNKQLKQDGRCIVVLSEGFDVGDIGARKDSFGHTSFSASNITVAQIVTNYLNDNGLAVKGAARCNVSGTDQRHAMAYASSVDLDEAYHAGEMAAVLASTGQSGYMSTILRNEGDVYSVRYDKAPLSEVANSERTFPKDWIAPSGYDVTDEFVKYAKPLLGEGMVSLPMIDGRQRMTRLQNLYAEQKLPAYVPQADRQEAPKK; from the coding sequence ATGAGCACCAAGAAGAACTTGATTGTTGCCCAAAGTGGTGGTCCTAGTCCGGTAATTAACAACACCCTTCGCGGTCTCGTGGAAGCGGCTTTGCAAACGGACAACATTGGGACCGTCTATGGTGCCCACCACGGGATCGAAGGCGTTCTCAAAGAAGAACTGATCAACCTGACCGATCAGCCAGCCGAAGAGATCTCGCTGCTTCGCTACACGCCGGCTGCCGGTTCCATCGGTACGTGCCGTTACAAGCTGAAGGATTGGCAGAACGAAGACTTCGATCGCTGCATGGAAGTTTTCAAGGCTCACAACATCGGTTACTTCGTCTACATCGGCGGTAACGACTCGATGGACACCGCCAACAAGATCGCCAAGATGGCCCAAGATCGTGGCCTTGATATGGTGGGTATCGGTGGTCCTAAGACGATCGATAACGACGTCGGCGATAGCGAGTTCAAGCTGATCGACCACACGCCTGGCTACGCATCGACGGCCAAGTACTGGATGCACATGATTCAGTATGCCAACGAAGAAAACCGCGGTAGCTCGCCAGCCGACCCGGTGCTGGTCATGCAGGCCATGGGCCGCAAGATCGGTTACATCCCAGCCGCTGCACGTTTGGCCGACCCCAAACGCGAAATGCCGCTGCAGATCTACATGGCCGAATCGCCGTGCTCGCTGGAAGAACTGCACGAGAACGTCAATAAGCAACTCAAGCAAGATGGCCGCTGCATCGTGGTCCTCAGCGAAGGCTTCGACGTCGGTGACATCGGTGCCCGTAAGGACTCGTTCGGTCATACCAGCTTCAGCGCCAGTAACATCACGGTCGCTCAGATCGTCACCAACTACCTCAACGACAACGGCCTTGCCGTTAAGGGTGCGGCTCGCTGCAATGTGAGCGGTACCGACCAGCGTCACGCGATGGCTTATGCCTCGTCGGTCGACCTGGACGAAGCCTATCACGCTGGTGAAATGGCCGCCGTTCTGGCCTCGACCGGTCAGTCTGGCTACATGTCGACCATCCTGCGAAACGAAGGCGACGTCTACAGCGTTCGCTACGACAAGGCACCTCTGTCGGAAGTCGCTAACAGCGAACGTACCTTCCCCAAGGATTGGATCGCACCAAGCGGTTACGATGTCACCGACGAGTTCGTCAAATATGCCAAGCCGCTGTTGGGCGAAGGCATGGTCAGTCTGCCGATGATCGATGGTCGTCAGCGTATGACCCGCCTGCAGAACTTGTATGCTGAACAAAAGCTGCCAGCGTACGTGCCACAGGCCGATCGCCAGGAAGCTCCGAAGAAGTAA
- a CDS encoding HAD family hydrolase encodes MVYQIEPKQEFLVGIDSDGCVFDTMELKHKECFIPNIINYYELQGVSKYAREAAEFVNLYSKSRGINRFPALVEAMEWLQKRPEVIERGAKITIPQSLKKWIAEETKLGNPALEAKVAESNDPDLAHCLKWSKAVNETVAGMVRGVAPFPSVRKCLEKLTGKADMLVVSATPNDALNDEWTEHDLRQYVTEICGQEAGNKKETLTNATKYKPNQTLMIGDAPGDYKAAVANDCLFYPINPGDEENSWKRFYDEGIDKFLKLEFAGDYQKALLEEFDRYLPEKPSWPVVD; translated from the coding sequence ATGGTCTACCAGATTGAACCGAAGCAAGAGTTTCTTGTCGGCATTGACTCGGATGGTTGCGTCTTCGACACGATGGAACTGAAGCATAAAGAATGCTTTATTCCCAACATCATCAACTACTACGAACTGCAAGGCGTCAGCAAGTACGCTCGCGAAGCCGCCGAGTTCGTGAATCTCTACTCCAAGAGCCGCGGCATCAACCGTTTTCCTGCTTTGGTCGAAGCAATGGAATGGTTGCAGAAGCGTCCGGAAGTGATCGAACGCGGCGCGAAGATCACCATTCCCCAGTCGCTTAAGAAGTGGATCGCCGAAGAAACCAAGCTCGGTAACCCAGCTCTGGAAGCCAAGGTTGCCGAATCGAACGACCCGGACCTGGCTCACTGCTTGAAGTGGTCCAAGGCCGTTAACGAAACGGTCGCCGGTATGGTTCGCGGCGTGGCCCCCTTCCCTTCGGTTCGCAAGTGCCTGGAAAAGCTGACTGGCAAAGCCGACATGCTGGTTGTTTCGGCCACGCCAAACGATGCTCTGAACGATGAATGGACCGAGCACGATCTGCGTCAGTACGTGACCGAAATCTGCGGCCAGGAAGCTGGTAACAAGAAGGAAACGCTGACCAATGCCACTAAGTACAAGCCGAACCAAACGCTGATGATTGGCGATGCCCCTGGCGACTACAAAGCCGCCGTTGCCAACGATTGCTTGTTCTACCCGATCAACCCAGGCGACGAAGAAAACAGCTGGAAGCGATTCTACGACGAAGGAATCGACAAGTTCCTGAAGCTCGAGTTTGCCGGTGATTACCAAAAGGCGCTGCTCGAAGAATTCGACCGCTACCTGCCAGAAAAGCCAAGCTGGCCAGTCGTCGACTAA
- a CDS encoding SDR family oxidoreductase: MSLEGKVALVVGGGTGIGKAIALSLAADGAKVAIAGRRFEVLEQVAAESDAEIHCHSVDVSDRASVKGLFEFVSKTLGSLDILVNAAGINIKTRSMAEMTPEQWDQVMQINATGGYNLMYEALPPMRQRKDGLIINISSISGKRAYALGGIAYCASKFAMTALGTAAGNEVAADGVRITNIYPGEVETPILEQRPAAPTAEHRARMLQPEDFSEVVLSICHLPARAHVAELIIKPTKQEYT, encoded by the coding sequence ATGTCGCTTGAAGGAAAAGTCGCTCTGGTTGTTGGTGGTGGTACCGGTATTGGCAAGGCAATTGCCCTGTCGCTGGCCGCCGATGGAGCGAAGGTCGCCATCGCTGGCCGTCGATTTGAAGTCCTCGAGCAGGTCGCTGCCGAAAGTGATGCCGAAATTCACTGCCACAGCGTCGATGTCTCGGACCGTGCCAGCGTGAAGGGGCTGTTCGAGTTCGTTTCGAAGACCCTCGGCTCGCTCGATATCCTGGTCAACGCCGCCGGCATCAACATCAAAACCCGCAGCATGGCCGAAATGACCCCAGAGCAGTGGGACCAGGTCATGCAAATCAACGCGACCGGCGGCTACAACCTGATGTACGAGGCCCTGCCTCCGATGCGCCAACGCAAGGATGGGCTGATCATCAACATCTCGTCGATCTCCGGTAAACGAGCCTACGCCCTGGGGGGCATCGCCTACTGTGCTTCCAAATTTGCCATGACCGCCCTGGGAACTGCGGCCGGAAACGAAGTCGCCGCCGATGGGGTCCGCATCACCAACATCTACCCCGGCGAAGTCGAAACGCCGATCCTCGAACAACGTCCCGCCGCGCCCACGGCCGAGCACCGTGCCCGGATGCTTCAGCCGGAAGATTTTAGTGAGGTCGTCCTGTCGATATGCCACCTGCCAGCTAGAGCTCACGTGGCAGAACTGATTATCAAACCGACGAAACAGGAATATACTTAA
- a CDS encoding DUF4190 domain-containing protein yields MNESNPYNSPEPNLESSEGVKPLDTSGDGTGGLIPYKNPAALAAYYLAIVGLFPVIGIFASIPAFILGIMGLRKKAQNPAVKGSVHAWIGIILGGLATLMNLSCIGMIVFGVVSDATR; encoded by the coding sequence ATGAATGAATCGAATCCGTACAATTCGCCTGAACCAAACTTGGAATCGTCCGAAGGCGTCAAGCCGCTGGATACCTCCGGAGACGGCACGGGCGGTCTGATCCCCTATAAGAACCCGGCTGCTCTGGCCGCCTATTATCTGGCGATTGTCGGGCTTTTCCCCGTGATCGGCATCTTCGCCTCGATCCCGGCCTTCATCCTGGGGATCATGGGGCTCCGCAAGAAGGCCCAGAATCCAGCGGTCAAAGGATCGGTTCACGCCTGGATCGGGATCATCCTGGGGGGCTTGGCCACGCTGATGAATCTGTCGTGCATTGGGATGATCGTGTTTGGAGTGGTGAGCGACGCGACGCGGTAG
- a CDS encoding enoyl-ACP reductase FabI, translating into MGLFTGKKGLIVGVANGNSIAWGIAQKIMEEGGECGFTHLPDREDDARKKNRRRVSQLTDNYEQAKFLVPLDVQSDENIAEVIKTTESELGKIDFLLHSVAFASLDDLRVPTVECSREGFKMAMDISAYSLIALTNAARPILNEGASVCAMTYFGGEKAVPGYNMMGVCKAALDSIVKYLSFDMGEYNVRVNAISAGPLKTLASSAVGAKEMLDLYAAVSPLNRNITMEEVSNAGAFLLSNLAGGITGEIMHVDAGYNIMGSPGRMATQFKAMQDQLEGK; encoded by the coding sequence ATGGGACTATTCACTGGTAAAAAAGGCCTGATCGTTGGCGTAGCGAACGGAAATTCGATTGCCTGGGGGATCGCCCAGAAAATTATGGAAGAAGGGGGCGAGTGCGGTTTCACTCACCTGCCAGACCGTGAAGACGATGCACGAAAGAAGAATCGTCGCCGCGTTTCGCAGCTGACCGACAACTACGAGCAGGCCAAGTTCCTGGTTCCGTTGGACGTTCAGTCGGACGAAAACATCGCCGAAGTGATCAAGACGACCGAAAGCGAGCTGGGCAAGATCGACTTCCTGCTGCACTCGGTGGCGTTCGCTTCGCTGGATGACCTGCGTGTGCCGACCGTTGAGTGCAGCCGCGAAGGCTTCAAGATGGCCATGGACATCAGTGCTTACAGCCTGATCGCCCTGACCAATGCAGCTCGGCCGATCTTGAACGAAGGGGCTTCGGTCTGTGCGATGACCTACTTTGGCGGCGAAAAAGCGGTGCCTGGCTACAACATGATGGGCGTCTGCAAGGCGGCTCTGGATAGCATCGTGAAGTACCTTTCGTTCGACATGGGCGAGTACAACGTCCGCGTCAACGCGATCAGTGCCGGCCCGCTGAAGACCTTGGCCAGCAGTGCCGTGGGGGCGAAGGAAATGCTCGACCTGTACGCGGCCGTTTCGCCACTGAACCGCAATATCACGATGGAAGAAGTCTCGAACGCCGGGGCCTTCCTGCTGTCGAACCTGGCTGGCGGTATCACCGGCGAGATCATGCATGTCGACGCCGGTTACAACATCATGGGCAGCCCTGGTCGCATGGCGACCCAGTTCAAGGCGATGCAGGATCAGTTGGAAGGCAAATAA